The Betta splendens chromosome 7, fBetSpl5.4, whole genome shotgun sequence genome includes a window with the following:
- the LOC114858665 gene encoding dysbindin-like has product MMASTGSNKHKRRAPEAGASQRLLDSGPVQNLKLKERQRLSEDGERPPSAHLQVDCRKPPMGSISSMEVNVDLLEQMDLMDLMDVSDHEALDVFLSEGARVSPPDAEEEEEEEEEDGVHRERAPGRRQPEVSCGSRRSFSTSSGCSDTSAGGAETPVIQSDDEEVHADNVLLTSVPQSRDQETDEEDEAGRCMPVGGGCV; this is encoded by the exons ATGATGGCGTCTACTGGCTCCAACAAGCACAAACGCCGGGCAC CGGAGGCCGGCGCCTCTCAGAGGCTGCTGGACTCCGGACCCgtccagaacctgaagctgaaGGAGCGGCAGCGCTTGTCGGAGGACGGGGAACGGCCGCCGTCTGCACATCTGCAGGTCGACTGCAGGAAGC CGCCCATGGGCAGCATCTCGTCCATGGAGGTGAACGTGGACCTGCTGGAGCAGATGGACCTGATGGACCTGATGGACGTCTCCGACCACGAGGCTCTCGACGTGTTTCTCAGTGAGGGAGCGCGAGTTTCGCCTCCAG atgctgaggaggaggaggaggaggaggaggaggacggggtcCACAGAGAGCGTGCTCCTGGGAGGAGGCAGCCTGAAGTGAGCTGCGGCTCGCgccgctccttctccacctcgtCGGGCTGCAGCGACACCAGCGCAGGCGGAGCCGAGACGCCTGTGATCCAGTCGGACGACGAGGAGGTCCACGCAGACAACGTGCTTCTGACCTCCGTCCCCCAAAGCCGCGACCAAGAAACGGACGAGGAAGATGAAGCAGGACGATGCATGCCAGTCGGTGGTGGTTGTGTGTAA
- the cdh26.1 gene encoding cadherin-like protein 26, whose protein sequence is MRSVILLLLVAFAVLAEQHGGNKRLAKRELLLRSKRRWVLSTIELTEEDPGPYPKVISQMFNDKTGAVGENHKYTIGGMGVSEPPMGVFRINEATGVVEALQAIDREKYELFHIKFDILDRITNQKIDRELAFDIEIKDINDNPPKFLQPLINANVKENMPEGYLPVQLQAVDPDQKNTSNSKVTIKMVSQSPEEPKIGLKQLDSHMAQLTFGGCFNFDKIKKYKIIVMAHDHGTPVLSSSATINLHVLDSNTHPPMFKKKEYQAEVQESTTKNDLLRVAVEDKDTPNTASWRAKYFFIKGNEDGNYKIETDPETNEGVLSIIKGKDFERTTLTNVEIGVENEEALFVCKDGSPAEGSFKDSINVTVKVIDVNDPPQFEKEKVDIYRKEEEAPGKDLFVPNVKDVDSDVTKIRYVLLKDPADWVAVDKKTGKVTSTKRMDRESPFVDGNNVYQIIVGAIDNGEPPATGTCTVQIHLGDINDNVPKLTNSSLVMCGNKVNKVRVSARDADMHPFSGPFAFSLGNKDKFAAERWKLDPPYGEEAALVSLKPLPYGNYSVPLMIQDQQNVAGHDTVEMTVCDCGDGDICRSLNPRSVSPGPALIGLILASLLLFLLLLLLIKCYHGRGLASNSTMPDEGNQTLMKYNYEGGGASCMAEPILPTKAVDVTDSKMGAKTSQVQSTTRLETNTYSSAFSTMNNNMNTLGSQRYADTHKSRRGYSMNSTWGSSRMNTYMGAQGASSMYQRSSSLGPYNNIGDHIEKKMYNFDDRILEYAPQTYAHEGNGSGCHSLENIAASSQDNLQFLEHLGSKFNKLGGICHEAITQRQIQY, encoded by the exons atgaggagcgtGATCCTGCTTCTGTTG GTTGCGTTCGCAGTCCTGGCAGAGCAGCACGGTGGGAACAAGAGGCTCGCCAAGCGA GAGCTTCTGCTGCGATCCAAACGACGGTGGGTTCTGTCCACCATCGAGCTGACAGAGGAGGACCCCGGGCCGTACCCCAAGGTCATCTCACAG atgtttaatgacaaaacaggagctgtgggagaaaaccacAAGTACACGATAGGTGGAATGGGAGTGAGTGAGCCGCCGATGGGCGTCTTCAGAATCAATGAAGCGACTGGAGTGGTCGAAGCCCTTCAGGCCATTGACCGGGAGAAATATGAGCTCTTTCAT ATCAAGTTCGACATCTTGGACAgaataacaaaccaaaaaataGACAGAGAACTGGCTTTTGACATTGAGATAAAGGACATCAATGACAATCCACCCAAGTTTCTCCAACCACTAATAAATGCTAACGTAAAGGAAAATATGCCAGAAG GATACTTGCCCGTGCAGCTTCAGGCCGTTGACCCTGATCAGAAGAACACATCCAATTCTAAAGTCACCATAAAGATGGTTTCACAAAGTCCAGAGGAGCCGAAGATCGGCCTGAAGCAGCTGGACAGTCATATGGCCCAGCTGACCTTTGGCGGATGCTTCAACTTTGAT AAAATAAAGAAGTATAAAATCATTGTCATGGCACACGACCACGGAACCCCAgtcctgtcctcctctgccaccATCAACCTACACGTTCTGGACTCCAACACTCACCCGCCGATGTTCAAGAAAAAGGAG TACCAAGCCGAAGTGCAAGAATCAACCACCAAGAACGATCTGCTGAGAGTCGCTGTAGAGGACAAGGACACGCCCAACACTGCGAGCTGGCGCGCCAAGTACTTCTTCATCAAAGGGAACGAGGACGGCAACTACAAGATCGAGACGGATCCTGAAACAAACGAGGGCGTTCTGAGCATCATCAAG GGGAAGGATTTCGAGCGGACAACGCTGACCAACGTAGAGATTGGAGTGGAGAATGAAGAAGCCTTGTTCGTGTGCAAAGACGGTTCTCCTGCAGAAGGTTCCTTCAAGGACTCCATCAACGTCACCGTAAAAGTGATTGACGTCAACGACCCACCTCAGTTTGAGAAAGAAAAAGTTGACATATAccggaaggaggaggaggctccggGAAAAGACCTGTTTGTCCCCAATGTCAAAGATGTGGACTCTGATGTGACCAAAATCAG GTACGTTCTCCTGAAGGATCCGGCTGATTGGGTCGCCGTTGATAAGAAGACTGGAAAAGTTACCTCCACCAAGAGGATGGACAGAGAATCCCCCTTTGTTGATGGCAATAATGTTTACCAGATCATTGTTGGTGCCATAGACAACG GTGAACCTCCAGCCACTGGAACATGCACCGTTCAGATCCACCTGGGTGACATCAACGACAATGTGCCCAAGCTGACCAACAGCAGCCTGGTCATGTGTGGGAACAAGGTCAACAAGGTCAGGGTGTCGGCCCGGGACGCCGACATGCATCCGTTCAGCGGCCCCTTCGCCTTCTCTCTGGGGAATAAGGACAAATTTGCGGCAGAGCGATGGAAGCTGGATCCCCCCTACG GTGAGGAGGCTGCTCTGGTAAGCCTGAAGCCGCTTCCCTACGGGAACTACTCGGTGCCCCTGATGATCCAGGACCAGCAGAACGTGGCTGGACACGACACGGTGGAAATGACAGTGTGCGACTGTGGGGACGGGGACATCTGCCGTAGCCTCAACCCGCGGTCGGTGAGCCCCGGGCCGGCGCTCATTGGACTCATCTtggcctcgctgctgctgtttctgt tgctgctgctcctcattaaATGCTACCATGGACGCGGTCTGGCTTCCAACTCCACTATGCCCGACGAGGGGAACCAGACCCTGATGAAGTACAACTACGAGGGGGGGGGCGCTTCCTGCATG GCGGAGCCCATTCTGCCCACTAAAGCTGTGGATGTGACTGACTCGAAGATGGGCGCGAAG ACTTCACAGGTGCAATCAACGACGAGACTTGAGACGAACACATACAGCTCAGCGTTCAGCACG ATGAACAACAACATGAACACACTGGGAAGCCAGCGttacgcagacacacacaagagtCGCAGAGGTTATTCCATG aacTCTACGTGGGGCTCTAGCAGGATGAACACGTACATG GGAGCACAGGGAGCCTCCTCCATGTACCAGCGCTCATCAAGCCTGGGGCCGTATAACAACATTGGAGATCACATTGAAAAG AAAATGTACAACTTTGACGACCGCATCCTGGAGTACGCACCCCAGACGTACGCGCACGAGGGCAATGGCAGTGGATGCCACTCGCTGGAGAACATCGCTGCGAGCTCACAAGACAATCTGCAGTTTCTGGAGCATTTAGGATCAAAGTTCAACAAACTGGGAGGAATCTGTCACGAGGCCATTACACAAAGACAGATACAATATTAA